The Pseudooceanicola aestuarii genomic sequence TCACCTGGTCGGGCCGGATGAGGTAAATCGCGCCCTCCGCCTCGCCCAGGTAGCGCGCGCGCAGCAGGTCGTCCGGCGGCGGGGCCAGGCAGGGCAGGCCGGTGCCCTGGGGCGGCGGCCTGTTCAGCACCAGCAGGGACACCTGCCCGCCCAGCCGGTTCAGCAACCAGCCGTCTCCCAGGGGGGCATCGGGGGCCACGCAGCCCGGCGCGGACAGGTCGGGCAGGGTGGCATCGTCCGGCGCCCCCGCCAACGGATAACGGCAGGGCACGGAGAGGCGGCCGGAATTCACCATGGGGCGGGCGAACTCCGCATGGGCGGCCAGCGCCAGTGTGGCGTCCCGGAACCAGCGCTCGGCGCCGGGGGCGGGGGACATGAACCGGGTGGCACGGCTGGAATTGCGGATGTTCTCGTCCGCGGCATGACGGCGCTCCCGCTCGTAATCGGTCAGGATCTCGGGATCGGCGCCGTTCACCACCGCCGCAAGCCGCCAGCCCAGGGCATCGACATCCTGCAACCCGCCGTTGCCGCCGCGCGCCCCGAAGGGAGAGACCACATGCGCTGAATCGCCGGCAAAGATCACTCTTTCATGCACGAACCGGTCCAGCCGGCGGCATTGGAACGTGTAGACGGAGGACCAGTCCAGGCGGAAGTCGCCGTGGCCCACGACCTTTTCAATACGCGGGCGTATGCGATCCGGCTGCCGCTCGGCCTCGACATCTGCGTCCCAGCCCAGTTGCAGGTCGATGCGGTAGATGTTGTCCGGCTGCTTGTGCAGCAGGGCGGATTGGCCGGGGTGGAAATCCGGTTCGAACCAGAACCAGCGTTCGGGGGGTGTGTCGGCGCGCATCTCGATATCGGCGATCAGGAACCTGTCCTCGAACAGGTCGCCGGTGAAATCCAGCCCCATCATCCGGCGTATCGGGCTGCTGGCGCCGTCGCAGGCCAGCACCCAGGCGGCGGGCAGGTCATAGGAGCCGTCCGGGGTCTCCACCCGCAGGGTCACGCCCTCGGCCTCCTGCCGCAAGCCGGTGACGCGATTGAGAAACCGCAGTTCTACCAGGGGGGAGGCAAGGGCCGCCCGGATCAGATGCGCTTCCACGTGGTATTGTTGCAGGTTGACGAAGGCGGGCATCTTGTGTCCGGCCTCCGGTTGCAGATCGACGGAGAAGACCTCCGCCGTGCGGTGAAAGGTGCGTCCCACCTTCCAGGTCACGCCTCGGGCCAGGCAGGCCTCGCCCAGCCCCAGCCGGTCAAGGATCTCCAGCGAGCGTTTCGACCAGCAGATCGCCCGCGATCCGACAGAGACGACATCGTTGTCATCCACCACCAAGCAGGCGATCCCTTGCCCCGCGAGGTCCAGCGCAGCGGCAAGACCAACCGGTCCTGCGCCGACGATGACCACCGGGTGGCGCGGCTCTGCCTCCGTCAGGCCGGGCGGGGCGACATAGGGGAAACGCTGGTATTCATGGGGCATGGCGCGGCCTCCGCCGCCGTCCCGCCGCGCAGGTCATCCCTGCAAGGCCTGCCACATCTCCCGGTCACGGGCTGCGGTCCAGATGCGGGGGGTGTCGATGTCGCGGGCCTCGTCATAGGCGCGGGCGACGTTGAAGGGCAGGCAATGTTCATAGATCGCGAAATCGGCGAATTTCGGGTCGCATTCGGCGCGCACGGCGTCCCAGGCCTCTTTCAGCGTGCCGCCACGCAGGGCCACACGCGCGGCGGGCAGGTAGGTGGCGCGGACGAAATCCGCCGTGCTGTCCAATGCCGCGTTCACCATCTTCTGTCCTTGCAGCGCATCCCCGCGCCCCGGCGCGATGGCGTCCAGGTCAAAGGCGCGGATGCGGTCCAGCGTGGCGGGCCAATCGTGGAAATGACCGTCGCCGCAATAGCAGGCCGATCTGTATTCCACGATATCGCCGGTGAACATCGCGTTGGCATCGGGCACGTAGATGACGATGTCGCCCGCCGTATGGGCGCGGCCCAGGTGCATCAGGTCGACGCGGCGATTGCCCAGGTAGACGGTCATCCGGTCGTTGAAGGTCATGGTGGGCCAGGTCAGGCCGGGGATGTCCTCGTGCCCTGCGAAAAGGCGAGGAAAGCGGCCGAACTCGCTGTCCCAATCCTCCTGCCCGCGCTCGGCGACCATGGCGCGGGCCTTCTCGCCCATGATCACGTTCTGCGCGCCGAAGGCCGAACAGCCCAGAACGCGGACGGCGTGATAATGGGTCATCACGACGTGGGTGATTGGCTTGTCGGTGATCTTGCGGACCTCCTCGATCACCTTGTTGGCCAGTCGCGGGGTGGCCTGGGCCTCGATGATCATGACGCTGTCGTCGCCGATGATCACGCCGGAATTGGGGTCGCCCTCGGCGGTGAAGGCATAGAGATCGCGTCCGATCTCGGTAAAGGAGGTCTGCTTTTCGCTCAGATCCCCCTGAGAGGCAAAGGCCTTGGCCATGTCTGTCCTTTCGGCTGCGCGGTCAGTCGGGGGGCGAACAGGGGGCGAAAGCGCAGGACGAATGCCCCCGGAGCAGTTCATTGCATGGGCGAAAGTAGTT encodes the following:
- a CDS encoding FAD-dependent monooxygenase — its product is MPHEYQRFPYVAPPGLTEAEPRHPVVIVGAGPVGLAAALDLAGQGIACLVVDDNDVVSVGSRAICWSKRSLEILDRLGLGEACLARGVTWKVGRTFHRTAEVFSVDLQPEAGHKMPAFVNLQQYHVEAHLIRAALASPLVELRFLNRVTGLRQEAEGVTLRVETPDGSYDLPAAWVLACDGASSPIRRMMGLDFTGDLFEDRFLIADIEMRADTPPERWFWFEPDFHPGQSALLHKQPDNIYRIDLQLGWDADVEAERQPDRIRPRIEKVVGHGDFRLDWSSVYTFQCRRLDRFVHERVIFAGDSAHVVSPFGARGGNGGLQDVDALGWRLAAVVNGADPEILTDYERERRHAADENIRNSSRATRFMSPAPGAERWFRDATLALAAHAEFARPMVNSGRLSVPCRYPLAGAPDDATLPDLSAPGCVAPDAPLGDGWLLNRLGGQVSLLVLNRPPPQGTGLPCLAPPPDDLLRARYLGEAEGAIYLIRPDQVIAARWITADPPAIAACAARLTRPA
- a CDS encoding MBL fold metallo-hydrolase — protein: MAKAFASQGDLSEKQTSFTEIGRDLYAFTAEGDPNSGVIIGDDSVMIIEAQATPRLANKVIEEVRKITDKPITHVVMTHYHAVRVLGCSAFGAQNVIMGEKARAMVAERGQEDWDSEFGRFPRLFAGHEDIPGLTWPTMTFNDRMTVYLGNRRVDLMHLGRAHTAGDIVIYVPDANAMFTGDIVEYRSACYCGDGHFHDWPATLDRIRAFDLDAIAPGRGDALQGQKMVNAALDSTADFVRATYLPAARVALRGGTLKEAWDAVRAECDPKFADFAIYEHCLPFNVARAYDEARDIDTPRIWTAARDREMWQALQG